The Vibrio sp. NTOU-M3 genomic sequence GCATTAAAATCCTACTACCAAGATCGTGGCTATCTTAAATTCAAAGTCGAATCGACCCAAGTTGCGATTTCCCCAGACAAGAAAGGGGTCTATATCACGCTTGGTTTGAATGAAGGTAACCCTTATACCGTGAAGAACGTTAAGTTCCGTGGTGATATGATCGGTAAGCGCAAAGAGTTTGAGAATTTAGTACCGTTTCTTCCTGGTGATACCTACAATGGCTCTGCGGTGACATCATTGGAAGAGAGTGCGAAACGCTTACTAGGTGAAGCGGGTTATGCGTACCCTCAAGTCAACACCATTCCAGAATTTAATGAAGAAACTCAAGAGGTCTCTTTAGTGGTGAATATCGACGCGGGTAAACGAATGTATGTACGCGATATTCGTTTCGTTGGTAATAATTCAACTAAAGATGAAGTACTGCGCCGCGAAATGCGCCAAATGGAAGGCAGTTGGTTGAACTCTAAAGCGATAGATACGGGTAAAACTCGATTAAATCGCTTAGGCTTCTTTGAAACGGTTGATGTTCAAACGGTTCGAGTTCCAGGCAGTGAAGATCAGGTCGACTTGGTTTATAGCGTTAAAGAAGCAAACTCAGGCAGTATTAACTTCGGTGTCGGTTATGGTACTGAATCAGGTGTGAGTTTCCAGGTCGGTTTACAGCAAGATAACTTTATGGGCTCAGGTAATCGCGTTGGTATCAATGCGATGATGAATGATTATCAGAAAAACGTCAGTTTGGATTATCGTGACCCGTATTGGAACCTTGATGGTGTCAGTTTAGGCGGGAAAGTTTTCTATAACGAATTTGAAGCCTCTGAAGCCGGTATCATCGACTATACCAACGAAAGTTACGGCGGTAGTTTAACGTGGGGCTTCCCATTCGATGAATTAAACCGTTTTGAATTTGGTGTGGGATACACACACAACAAGATCGGTAATGTACCGACTTACGATCAAGCGCAACAGTTTGCCCAAAGTATTGGTCAAGGCGATCAAAACGAAATTGTGACCAGTGACTTTGATGTTAACGTCTCTTGGACGCGTAGCAACCTGAACCGAGGTTACTTCCCTACCGACGGTAACTATCAGCGTGCTTTTGCGAAAATGACAGTACCAAGCTCTGATGCCCAGTATTTTAAAGTGCAATACGACGTGCGTCAGTATGTCCCATTAACACGCAAACATGAGTTTACGGTATTGATGCGTGGCCGTTTAGGTTATGGTAATGGTTACGGTCAGACAGACGGTAGCGACAACTTATTCCCATTCTATGAAAACTACTACGCAGGTGGCTTTACTACGCTTCGTGGTTTTGGATCAAACAGTGCGGGTCCACGTGCCGTTTACACTGACAACAGTGGCTCATGTGGTAACAATGGCTGTGTGTCTGCGACAGATGACTCTGTGGGTGGTAACGCGATCGCTTTGGCAAGTTTGGAGCTGATTGTACCTACGCCATTTGCTTCGGATGAAGTACGTAACCAGATTCGTACCAGTCTCTTTGTTGACGCAGCAAGTGTTTGGGATACCGAGTTTGTTTATCGTGATGGTGTGGATGATAAGTACTATTACGATTACTCAGATCCAACGAATTACCGTGCTTCTTATGGTGCGGCTCTGCAATGGATGTCACCAATGGGGCCATTGGTCTTCTCAATTGCTAAACCTATTAAAATGTATGAAGGTGATGATGAGGAGTTCTTCACGTTCACCATCGGCAGAACCTTCTAAAACTGAGGAAAATATTTTGAATAAAATGATCAAAGCGGCTGGTGTAAGCCTTGCAGTTCTAACGTCTTCTTTCTTCGCCAATGCTGCTGAAGCTGCTCAAAAAATCGGTTATGTGAATACAGCTCAGGTTTTTCAGGCGCTTCCTCAACGTGAAGTTGTTCTTCAAAAAATGCGAAATGAGTTTAAAGACAAAGAAGCTGAGTTGAAGTCAATTCAAGCGCAAGCAAAAACTAAGCTTGAGAAACTAAAACGTGATGGTGAGCTACTATCTTCAGATCAGGTTGAAAAGCTGCGTATTGAAATTGCCTCTTTAGACAGCAAATACAAAGTAAAAGCTCAAGCTTTCCAACAAGCTTCTGCGCGTCGTGAAGCGGAAGAGAAACAAAAGTTATTTAAAGTGATTCAAGACGCAGTTTCTAAAGTCGCGAAAAAAGAAGGTTATGATGTTGTTGTTGATATTCAGGCTGTAGCGTTTGCGAAACCAGAATACAACATCTCAGAGAAAGTAATTAAACAAGTAAAATAATTCGTTTATGGCAGTACTGACTTTAGCCGAATTGGCACAAATTACTGGGGGAGCATTACATGGTGACGAGAACGCTAGCGTCACCATGGTTGCACCGATGGATAAAGCTCAAGAAGGTCACGTAACCTTCTTGTCTAACCCGAAATACGCTAAACACCTTGCTGATTGCCAGGCAACGGTTGTCATGGTGAAAGATGCACACAAAGCGTTATGTGCAGGTAATGTATTAGTTGTTGATGATCCATACGTTGCTTTTGCTAAAGTAACTCAAGCGTTAGATTCGACGCCGGCACCTGCATCTGGTATCGCACCTTCTGCTGTGATAGCAGAGGATGTGAATATCGGGGAACGTGTATCAATCGGTGCAAATGCGGTGATTGAATCGGGTGCCACACTAGATGATGATGCAGTGATCGGTGCTGGGTGTTTTGTTGGCAAAAACGCAAAGATTGGTCGCAATAGTAAGTTGTGGTCTAACGTTAGTGTTTATCATAATGTTGAAATCGGCACTGACTGTCTGGTTCAGGCAAATACGGTGATTGGTGCTGATGGTTTTGGTTATGCGAATGAGAAGGGCGAATGGATTAAAATTCCTCAGCTTGGCTCGGTGAAAATTGGCAATCGAGTTGAGATTGGCTCTAGCACAACCATTGACCGTGGCGCGTTAGATGACACGGTGATTGAAGATAATGTTATCCTCGATAACCAATTGCAGATAGCCCACAATGTGCACATCGGATATGGTACAGCGATAGCTGGTGGTACAGTAATCGCTGGCAGTACTACGATTGGTAAGTATTGCATTATTGGTGGTGCTACTGTAATTAACGGCCATATTGAAATTGCAGATGGAGTAACCATTACCGGAATGGGAATGGTGATGCGTAGCATTTCAGAAAAAGGAATGTACTCTTCAGGTATACCTTTGCAGCCCAATAAAGAGTGGCGTAAAACAGCTGCTCGTGTTCATCGTATTGATGAGATGAACAAACGCCTGAAAGCTGTTGAGAAGCAGTTAGAGCAGAAAGGTGAATCTTGATTCCGTTTCTGTTGAAAAAGGCTCGCGAAAGGCGAGTCTTTTTCGTCTATAATGCCTGCCAACTAGTAAAGAATATTAAGTATTAAATAGGAATATGACTTTGACTACTGAAAAGAAAACGATGAATATCACTGAAATTCAGGAACTTCTTCCTCATCGCTACCCTTTTTTGCTAATTGATCGCGTTACCGATTTTCAAGAAGAGAAATACCTAACTGCGATTAAAAACGTCTCTGTAAATGAGCCTCAGTTCACAGGTCATTTCCCTCAGCTTCCGGTATTTCCTGGCGTACTTATTCTTGAAGCCATGGCTCAAGCGACAGGCCTACTGGCGTTTAAATCTTTTGGTGCTCCTCAAGGTAATGAGCTTTACTACTTTGCAAGTGTTGATAATGCGAAGTTTCGTAAGCCAGTAACTCCAGGTGACCAATTGGTCATTGAAGTTGAGTTTCTAAAAGAGCGCCGTGGTATTGCTGCATTCAATGGCGTGGCGAAAGTAGATGGTGAAGTAGTTTGTTCTGCTGAACTAAAATGTGCTCGTCGAGAGTTTTAATATGATTCATGAAACAGCTCAAATTCACCCAGCAGCGGTCGTTGAAGAAGGTGCAAAAATTGGTGCTAACGTGACCGTTGGACCATTTACTTACATCACTTCTAACGTTGAAATTGGTGAAGGTACTGAAGTGATGTCACATGTGGTGATTAAAGGCCACACCAAAATAGGCAAAGACAACCGAATTTTCCCACATGCAGTGATTGGTGAAGAGAACCAAGACAAAAAGTATGGTGGTGAGGATACGACCGTGGTGATAGGTGATCGCAATGTGATCCGTGAAGCTGTTCAAATTCACCGTGGTACGGTGCAAGACAAAGC encodes the following:
- the bamA gene encoding outer membrane protein assembly factor BamA, whose product is MAMKKILFATLLATSVSANGAENFVVQDIKIDGLQRVALGAALLKMPVRIGDTVDGQDVADIIKALYASGNFEDVKVLRDGNALLVQVKERPTIASISFSGNKAIKEEQLQQNLDASGIRVGEALDRTTLSNIEKGLEDFYYSVGKYNASVKAVITPLPRNRSDLKFVFTEGVSAKIQQINFIGNEIFTDEELLSRFNLNVDIAWWNFLADDKYQKQVLAADIEALKSYYQDRGYLKFKVESTQVAISPDKKGVYITLGLNEGNPYTVKNVKFRGDMIGKRKEFENLVPFLPGDTYNGSAVTSLEESAKRLLGEAGYAYPQVNTIPEFNEETQEVSLVVNIDAGKRMYVRDIRFVGNNSTKDEVLRREMRQMEGSWLNSKAIDTGKTRLNRLGFFETVDVQTVRVPGSEDQVDLVYSVKEANSGSINFGVGYGTESGVSFQVGLQQDNFMGSGNRVGINAMMNDYQKNVSLDYRDPYWNLDGVSLGGKVFYNEFEASEAGIIDYTNESYGGSLTWGFPFDELNRFEFGVGYTHNKIGNVPTYDQAQQFAQSIGQGDQNEIVTSDFDVNVSWTRSNLNRGYFPTDGNYQRAFAKMTVPSSDAQYFKVQYDVRQYVPLTRKHEFTVLMRGRLGYGNGYGQTDGSDNLFPFYENYYAGGFTTLRGFGSNSAGPRAVYTDNSGSCGNNGCVSATDDSVGGNAIALASLELIVPTPFASDEVRNQIRTSLFVDAASVWDTEFVYRDGVDDKYYYDYSDPTNYRASYGAALQWMSPMGPLVFSIAKPIKMYEGDDEEFFTFTIGRTF
- a CDS encoding OmpH family outer membrane protein, with the protein product MNKMIKAAGVSLAVLTSSFFANAAEAAQKIGYVNTAQVFQALPQREVVLQKMRNEFKDKEAELKSIQAQAKTKLEKLKRDGELLSSDQVEKLRIEIASLDSKYKVKAQAFQQASARREAEEKQKLFKVIQDAVSKVAKKEGYDVVVDIQAVAFAKPEYNISEKVIKQVK
- the lpxD gene encoding UDP-3-O-(3-hydroxymyristoyl)glucosamine N-acyltransferase translates to MAVLTLAELAQITGGALHGDENASVTMVAPMDKAQEGHVTFLSNPKYAKHLADCQATVVMVKDAHKALCAGNVLVVDDPYVAFAKVTQALDSTPAPASGIAPSAVIAEDVNIGERVSIGANAVIESGATLDDDAVIGAGCFVGKNAKIGRNSKLWSNVSVYHNVEIGTDCLVQANTVIGADGFGYANEKGEWIKIPQLGSVKIGNRVEIGSSTTIDRGALDDTVIEDNVILDNQLQIAHNVHIGYGTAIAGGTVIAGSTTIGKYCIIGGATVINGHIEIADGVTITGMGMVMRSISEKGMYSSGIPLQPNKEWRKTAARVHRIDEMNKRLKAVEKQLEQKGES
- the fabZ gene encoding 3-hydroxyacyl-ACP dehydratase FabZ gives rise to the protein MTTEKKTMNITEIQELLPHRYPFLLIDRVTDFQEEKYLTAIKNVSVNEPQFTGHFPQLPVFPGVLILEAMAQATGLLAFKSFGAPQGNELYYFASVDNAKFRKPVTPGDQLVIEVEFLKERRGIAAFNGVAKVDGEVVCSAELKCARREF